A DNA window from Pseudarthrobacter sp. W1I19 contains the following coding sequences:
- a CDS encoding class I SAM-dependent methyltransferase, whose amino-acid sequence MVRGGPKLDHGRRRELGQSFQDGGRHYQQVRPGYPEESAQWLVPAGARDALDAGAGTGKFTELLLGMGLSVTAVDPSEDMLEQLRAHYPDVTAVRATAEATGLPAAAFDVVSVAQAWHWCDALAASTELARVLRPHGTLGLIWNQLDTSVPWVHRLSRIMHAGDVYKPDFRPQVGPEFRGLEGHVTHWQDSVTTIDLVELTKSRSYYLRAGETTRAKVLANLDWYLHQHLGHSLDEELELPYLTLTWRASKA is encoded by the coding sequence GTGGTACGGGGTGGCCCCAAACTTGACCACGGACGGCGGCGGGAGCTCGGCCAGAGCTTCCAGGACGGCGGCAGGCACTACCAGCAGGTCCGGCCGGGTTACCCGGAAGAATCCGCACAATGGCTGGTCCCCGCTGGAGCCCGCGATGCCCTTGACGCCGGGGCCGGTACCGGGAAGTTCACCGAACTCCTACTCGGCATGGGCCTGTCAGTCACCGCCGTGGACCCTTCCGAGGACATGCTCGAACAGTTGCGGGCGCACTATCCTGACGTCACAGCTGTCCGGGCCACCGCGGAGGCGACTGGACTGCCCGCGGCAGCGTTCGACGTCGTCAGCGTTGCCCAGGCCTGGCACTGGTGCGATGCCCTCGCGGCCAGCACCGAACTGGCACGCGTCCTGCGTCCGCACGGAACCCTGGGCCTGATCTGGAACCAGCTGGACACCTCGGTTCCCTGGGTTCACCGGCTTTCGCGGATCATGCATGCCGGAGACGTTTACAAGCCGGATTTCCGGCCGCAGGTGGGGCCGGAGTTCCGCGGTCTTGAGGGCCACGTAACGCATTGGCAGGACAGTGTCACCACTATCGACCTCGTGGAGCTGACGAAGTCGCGGAGCTATTACCTGCGGGCCGGTGAGACCACCCGCGCAAAAGTGCTGGCCAACCTCGACTGGTATCTGCACCAGCACTTGGGCCACAGCCTGGATGAAGAGCTCGAACTGCCCTATCTCACGCTCACCTGGCGGGCCAGCAAAGCATAA
- a CDS encoding aminotransferase class V-fold PLP-dependent enzyme, which yields MTTATVSPNATFEAAGSETAQAGTTFDARRAAAGPPLAAVTGAEIQAPLIHGGHIRYANLDYGASAPALSVVSAYLNEILPFYASVHRGAGYASQISTSVYENARNIVRDFVGGRPDDSVIFTRNTTDSLNLLAGCLPETDGRPDGDVLYLDIEHHANLLPWQGVPHRSIVAADTIAGTIDAVRAELEQGGVSLLAVTGASNVTGEILPVRALAALAHDHGARIVVDAAQLAPHRRVDIAADGIDYLAFSGHKLYAPFGAGVLVGPTDWLDAGTPHLAGGGAVKEARLDGVSWATGPARHEGGSPNVLGAATLARATQVIAGLDQEQWHAHEAAIRSFLVEGLQQIDGVTVHQIFKDTNPDTDTIGVVNFSVEGYDAGLVAAYLSAEHGVGLRDGRFCAHPLLKRLGLPSGSLRASFGVGSRLEDAERLLAGIAALRNDGLGWDYVVDAGRWVPANDTRTYPHWAPNTPGTAGAAPCIDD from the coding sequence GTGACAACTGCCACCGTCTCCCCCAACGCAACGTTCGAAGCTGCCGGATCTGAAACAGCACAGGCCGGAACCACCTTTGATGCCCGCCGCGCCGCTGCCGGCCCTCCGCTCGCTGCCGTCACCGGCGCAGAAATCCAGGCGCCGCTGATCCACGGCGGCCACATCCGCTACGCCAACCTTGACTATGGGGCCTCGGCTCCGGCCCTCTCCGTGGTCTCGGCGTACCTCAACGAGATCCTGCCGTTCTATGCCAGCGTCCACCGCGGCGCCGGTTATGCATCACAGATCAGCACCTCCGTCTACGAAAACGCGCGAAACATCGTCCGCGACTTCGTGGGCGGCCGCCCGGATGACTCCGTAATCTTCACGCGGAACACCACGGATTCGCTGAACCTGCTGGCCGGCTGCCTGCCAGAAACAGACGGACGGCCTGACGGCGACGTCCTCTACCTGGACATCGAGCACCACGCCAACCTGCTGCCGTGGCAGGGCGTCCCGCACCGCAGCATCGTTGCCGCCGACACCATCGCCGGCACCATCGACGCCGTCCGCGCGGAGCTGGAGCAGGGCGGCGTGAGCCTGCTCGCCGTCACCGGCGCGTCCAATGTCACCGGCGAGATCCTTCCCGTCCGGGCCCTGGCTGCGCTTGCCCATGACCACGGCGCACGGATCGTGGTGGACGCCGCCCAGCTGGCACCGCACCGCCGCGTGGACATTGCAGCGGACGGCATCGACTACCTCGCCTTTTCCGGCCACAAGCTGTACGCACCGTTCGGCGCCGGCGTGCTGGTGGGCCCGACCGACTGGCTGGATGCCGGAACGCCGCACCTTGCCGGGGGCGGCGCCGTCAAGGAAGCAAGGCTCGACGGCGTCAGCTGGGCCACCGGCCCGGCCCGCCATGAGGGCGGCTCCCCTAACGTCCTGGGCGCCGCCACGCTGGCGCGCGCAACCCAGGTGATCGCCGGGCTCGACCAGGAACAGTGGCATGCGCACGAAGCGGCCATCCGCTCTTTCCTGGTGGAAGGCCTGCAGCAGATCGACGGCGTCACCGTCCACCAGATTTTCAAGGATACCAACCCGGATACGGACACCATCGGCGTGGTCAACTTCTCGGTGGAAGGCTACGACGCTGGCCTGGTGGCCGCCTACCTGTCCGCCGAACACGGCGTGGGCCTGCGCGACGGACGTTTTTGCGCCCACCCGCTGTTGAAGCGCCTGGGTTTGCCCTCCGGCTCCCTGCGCGCCAGCTTCGGCGTCGGCTCCCGCCTGGAAGACGCCGAACGCCTCCTTGCCGGCATCGCGGCGCTGCGTAACGACGGGCTGGGCTGGGACTACGTGGTGGACGCCGGACGTTGGGTTCCCGCAAACGACACGCGGACCTACCCGCACTGGGCTCCCAACACCCCCGGGACCGCGGGTGCCGCTCCCTGCATCGACGACTAA
- the hisN gene encoding histidinol-phosphatase gives MIQPASSYNDDLRLAHVLADSVDDQTMGRFKALDLQVETKPDLTPVTDADKAAEEAIRGQLSRSRPRDAVLGEEFGSTGHGSRRWIIDPIDGTKNFVRGVPVWATLIALVDEGEPVVGVVSAPALGKRWWAAKGMGAYMGRSLAAATRLRVSNVSRLSDASLSYSSLGGWKERGNLENFLGLTEDVWRTRAFGDFWSYCMVAEGSVDIACEPELNLYDMAALVPIVVEAGGRFTSLEGEDGPFGGNALATNSILHSEVLRRLNPELDDLL, from the coding sequence ATGATCCAACCCGCTTCAAGCTACAACGATGACCTGCGCCTGGCCCATGTGCTGGCCGACTCCGTGGATGACCAGACCATGGGCCGCTTCAAGGCCCTGGACCTCCAGGTGGAGACCAAGCCTGACCTGACGCCGGTCACGGACGCGGACAAGGCCGCCGAAGAAGCCATCCGCGGCCAGTTATCCCGTTCCCGCCCGCGCGACGCCGTGCTGGGTGAGGAGTTCGGCAGCACAGGGCACGGCTCACGCCGCTGGATCATTGATCCCATTGACGGCACCAAGAACTTTGTCCGCGGCGTCCCGGTCTGGGCCACCCTGATCGCCCTGGTGGATGAAGGCGAACCGGTGGTAGGTGTGGTCAGCGCACCGGCCCTGGGCAAACGCTGGTGGGCGGCCAAGGGGATGGGCGCGTACATGGGCCGTTCCCTCGCTGCGGCCACGCGGCTTCGCGTCTCGAACGTCTCCAGGCTCTCCGACGCCTCCCTTTCCTATTCCAGCCTGGGAGGCTGGAAGGAACGCGGCAACCTGGAGAACTTTTTGGGCCTCACCGAGGATGTGTGGCGGACCAGGGCGTTCGGCGACTTCTGGTCCTACTGCATGGTGGCCGAGGGCTCTGTGGACATCGCCTGCGAACCTGAACTGAACCTTTATGACATGGCCGCGCTAGTACCGATCGTGGTGGAAGCCGGCGGGCGCTTCACCTCCCTGGAAGGGGAAGACGGGCCCTTCGGCGGCAACGCCCTGGCCACCAACTCCATCCTGCACTCGGAGGTACTCCGCAGGTTGAACCCGGAGCTGGACGACCTCCTGTAA
- a CDS encoding ribosome small subunit-dependent GTPase A: MARSTDSWDESDVRIRPSKKGSRPRTKDRPSHDDAVTGRIVTVDRGRYTAVVGEDSGNERVVIAARARELRRNPVVAGDFVSLVGDVSGDPNTLARLVKIQDRKTLLRRSADDTDPVERAVVANADQLVIVVAAANPEPRTGFIDRALVAAYDAGIEPILLVTKADVKDPAELLSNYTHLDFPVIISRTADSAASGIDARSDDGLSARLDINAVAELRGYLDGKVTVMLGHSGVGKSTMVNALTGAERATGGVNAVTGRGRHTSSSALALRLSDAPPGSWIIDTPGIRSFGLAHVDPDRILRSFPDLYPGIEDCERGCKHTAMAVNCGLDAWVAGGHAGATGVARLASLRRLLGTDPRMEAQEAKELGSVN, translated from the coding sequence GTGGCGCGGAGCACTGACTCCTGGGACGAGTCGGATGTCCGCATCCGGCCCAGCAAAAAAGGCTCAAGGCCCCGCACCAAGGACCGGCCCAGCCATGACGACGCCGTCACCGGCCGTATCGTCACCGTTGACCGCGGACGGTACACGGCAGTGGTGGGCGAGGACTCCGGCAACGAACGTGTTGTCATCGCCGCCCGGGCACGCGAGCTGCGCCGCAACCCGGTGGTGGCGGGCGACTTCGTGTCGCTGGTGGGAGACGTTTCCGGCGACCCCAACACCTTGGCCCGGCTGGTGAAAATCCAGGACCGCAAAACCCTCCTTCGGCGCAGCGCCGATGATACCGATCCCGTGGAACGGGCCGTCGTGGCCAATGCGGACCAGCTGGTGATTGTGGTGGCCGCGGCCAACCCGGAGCCGCGCACCGGCTTCATCGACCGCGCCCTGGTGGCTGCGTACGACGCCGGGATCGAGCCGATCCTGCTGGTCACCAAGGCGGACGTCAAGGATCCGGCGGAGCTGTTATCCAACTACACGCACCTGGACTTCCCGGTCATTATCAGCCGGACGGCGGACTCCGCGGCGTCCGGTATCGACGCCCGCTCCGATGACGGGCTGTCGGCCCGGCTGGACATCAACGCGGTGGCAGAGCTGCGCGGTTACCTGGACGGAAAAGTCACCGTCATGCTGGGGCATTCGGGCGTGGGCAAATCAACCATGGTGAACGCACTGACCGGGGCCGAGCGTGCCACCGGCGGGGTAAACGCCGTGACGGGCCGCGGCCGCCACACGTCGTCGTCAGCCCTGGCGCTGAGGTTATCGGACGCGCCGCCGGGCAGCTGGATCATCGACACCCCGGGCATCCGCTCCTTCGGCCTGGCCCACGTGGACCCGGACCGGATCCTGCGTTCCTTCCCGGACCTCTACCCCGGCATTGAGGACTGCGAGCGGGGCTGCAAGCACACTGCCATGGCTGTGAACTGCGGCCTGGATGCCTGGGTGGCAGGCGGCCATGCCGGGGCCACGGGTGTTGCCCGGCTGGCCTCCCTGCGCAGGCTCCTCGGCACCGATCCCCGCATGGAGGCCCAGGAGGCCAAGGAGCTTGGCAGCGTCAACTGA